Within the Salvia hispanica cultivar TCC Black 2014 chromosome 4, UniMelb_Shisp_WGS_1.0, whole genome shotgun sequence genome, the region TAACTGAATTTGCTTTTGAAAATAGAggaaaaagtatttatttaaatggtAAGTTGATGTGTTGCGTCACCGGCGTTGCCTTTAGCTTTCATTAATCATggcaaataaaaaacaaaataagggTGTGTGACACACTGATGTGAATTcttaagtattttattattaatatttattatagtattttcctttttaattataataaaataaaaaatcacaattcataatgacaaaaatggataataataataataataatagtaaattaaaaaaaattgaactccctccgtcccaactaagttgagtcgtattcttcTTTGagatgtcccaactaagttgagtagttttcttttttaacaaaaaataaaacattcagtcactcttactttatttcaccatctacttttctctctcttaatctttcctattttattcttctctctcaattttcaacacaatttattaatctaCGTGTCTAAAAGATTtgtctcaacttagttgggacggagggtgtacatgacaaaaaaaattaaaagtgaacatctctcacaataagagtcacattttatcatttcagatTGTCGCACAacaagagtcacatttcacttttacaataaatggtgagtaggccccacattccaccaacttatttcactcacattttattatattcataaGTGAGACTCGTAGTCCACCGACTTATTtaactcattttcttttcatttcttaaaactcgtgttcaCACCAAACGGAACTCCTATTGTggaacggaggtagtagttacaacaaaataaataattgctATAAAATACTCGctccgtcccacgttacttgagacACTTCTTTTCGACATAGGATTTAAGAAAGTCGTGTttaatgagttaaataaagtagatgagagaataaagtaagagatagaagACAGAGtatagtaaaagaaagaatataaGTAGGTGcaattagatgttttgtttttagccaaaaagagaaatgactcaagtaacttgggataaaccaaaatggaatacgactcaagtaacctaggacgaagggagtataattaaaaacacacacaactaaaataacaataattagaTCTCATTTCAGCACCCATCAATTGTGTAAAACGTGCTTAGCGTTTTCTTACCGCAACTCCTGCGGATACCCCCAAAATCAAGTTATAAGAAATTTTCGATTCGATAACGATGTTTCCATCATGACTAGAGTTGTCAACTGATCCGCCGCGCAACCTAGACCCTTTCCATCAATGAAACAAAGCCGGTTCAGACCGAGCTCATCGGTCGATTCGAGCTCTAATCGGTCATTTTAAAACACGGACCATCAGAAGCCCAACCTAATCCAAGCCCAGGCCCATGCCTAGCCCATCCCATGGCCCAACGTATATAAGGCCCATAATCTCATGTATTAGTAAATTcttctataatattttaaaatttaaaattttaagagtatttaattattttattactccctccgtccccgattaagagtcacactttgaccggacacgagttttaagaaatgtaaagaaaagttggttgaaaaagttagtggaatgtgagacccatttttttatattggttttataataaaatgtgagtgaattgagtcagtggaatgtgagacctacttactatttatggtaaaaatgaagtgtgactcttgattggggacgaaccgaaatggaaaagtgtgactcttaatcggggacggagggagtatattagtaaaattcttctataatattttaaaatttaattattttattaatatagaagaaaagaaaCTAAGCTTCATAACGTTCAACAATGGTAGCAGAAAGAGCTTCCTCCGTCGCTCTGCAACGAACAAGGAAGCAGCGCAAGCTTCTCAAACGAAAAGGTATGCACAATTCTCGACCTGCTGAGACCGAATTTTCTTCTCACCACTTCGATTTCGCAGCGAAAGTCAGGGAGAAGCGGAAATCGGTGAAGGAGAAGAAGCTCAAGGAAAAATCGAATGTCACTCCGCTCGTGACCAAGTACTGGCTCCAGAGGTACGATCTCTTCTCCAAATACGACGTCGGCGTCAAATTGGACGAAGAGGGGTGGTTTTCCGTCACGCCGGAGGAAATCGCCGCCAGCCAGGCCCGCCGCTTCGCCGGTGCCGGTGTTGTGATTGATGCCTTCGCCGGTGTCGGGGGAAACGCAATTCAGTTCGCGAAAGTGTAAATTTCTTCATGCTGTTCAAGTAATTTGAGCTTTAACCCTGTCAATTGGTGTTTGCTCGCATTTGATTTGCCGATATATAACCTAAATTTCGAATTGCATTTTACATGAATGGAAAGAGAGAAGGGGAAATGTTGTTGATCATAGTTAGTTCCTAGTTTGCTGTTTGATTTGATCATATTTATGCAGAAAGCATATGTAATTAGACTGAGCTGCTATATTGGAAATTCAAGTGAGCTGCTAAATTTGAAACACAAGTGAATATATGTAAGTAGTTTTCAGATGGAAAAATGTCTCCACAAGTTTAGATTGTGTTTTCTCACTATAGCGTAGGATAATCGACCATATGCAAAACGAGATAGAATGGGAAGACGAACACATCTATTGCTAGTAGTTTAGCTTAGCAACGGCCTTCAAAACATATGGAATGGGAAGATGAAGGTCTATTTCTAGTAGCTTATTTAGGTGTACGTTTGTCGTCTGGATAAACATCGGCCTTTGAAACGAGATAGAATGGGAAGACAAACGTCTACTGCTAGTAGTAGCGGGTAAGCTGAGTGGTTAAGCAGTAGAAAGGTTTAGAGTTTAGAGGAATATGGGAACTTGTAGTGCTCAGTATAAATGTTAAGCAGCCGTTCACTATGTTTTTATTCACTTACAATTGCAATCACTGTCAATTCCAGTGCTGCTAATATCGGCAATGCTAATACCAGAAAGTCAGAAACCGAGAATTACTTGTATTACTAACCATTTAATTTATGGTGTCCAATAGCAGTTAATTTACGCTGTATATTCTTGTCAGGTGCCATCATGTTGTTGCCATTGAAATTGACCCAAAGAAGGTTGCCCTGGCATCTCATAATGCTAAGATTTATGGTGTTCAAGATAAAATAGATTTCGTAGTGGGAGATTTTTTCCAGCTTGCTCCTTTCTTGAAGGTAGTTTCTATTGCCTGGGTGATAATGGTCTTCACACTGTGTTGTGTGCTTAGTTTCTAAATTCATATTTCTGGTGATTTCATTAGGGAGACGTGGTATTTCTTTCACCACCTTGGGGTGGACCGTCATATAAggcaaaagaaaattttacaCTCGACTTGTTGAAGCCAAAAGACGGGTACGCCATGATGATAGTTactttttatcaatttctccATGCGTAAATAGTTAATTGttcttctttaatttgttatgtCCCTTATAAGTAATTCAGCATCTCGGGTGAGGTATCAGATAATGAAATAATCTTTTTTAACCTTCTATGGACAACTTAATTCAAAGCATCTCATGTCTAAGTATTACCTATATAGATGTCGTGTAAAGAAGTTGTAGGAGGTCCATATTAGCTATCTAACAGCAATTTTCAACTTCTTAGTTTGGCATTTTACACATAAAACACCTCATCTTTCTTAGACTTTTAACTCGTTTTAAGGTGCCCGAATTACGTGCTTGACATTATCTTGCATGTTTATAATCGTATTCATTCTTCTTTGGCAATGTTTTATGGCTATAATTTAGAGTGCTTCTTTTGCAGCCATTCTTTGTTTCAAGTTGCCCAGGCGA harbors:
- the LOC125222994 gene encoding trimethylguanosine synthase-like isoform X1, with amino-acid sequence MHNSRPAETEFSSHHFDFAAKVREKRKSVKEKKLKEKSNVTPLVTKYWLQRYDLFSKYDVGVKLDEEGWFSVTPEEIAASQARRFAGAGVVIDAFAGVGGNAIQFAKVCHHVVAIEIDPKKVALASHNAKIYGVQDKIDFVVGDFFQLAPFLKGDVVFLSPPWGGPSYKAKENFTLDLLKPKDGHSLFQVAQAITSNIVMFLPRNVNVLQASELSWLSSPPLDIEVEENLVHGRLKGITVYFGDSKLCV
- the LOC125222994 gene encoding trimethylguanosine synthase-like isoform X2, coding for MLFKCHHVVAIEIDPKKVALASHNAKIYGVQDKIDFVVGDFFQLAPFLKGDVVFLSPPWGGPSYKAKENFTLDLLKPKDGHSLFQVAQAITSNIVMFLPRNVNVLQASELSWLSSPPLDIEVEENLVHGRLKGITVYFGDSKLCV